The genomic stretch GTTCGCCGGGAAATCGCGCAACGTTATTCCGCGTGTGAACACACCCGGCGTGCAAATTGCAGATGGTCTCTGCGAAAGACTGCTCACGGAACGCGGCCGCAGCAGGCGAAACCTATCGGCGCCTGGGGGTTTATCCTGATCTCAACCTATGTCGATACCGGCGTCGCCGAATCGTCGTAGGAGTATGTCCAACTTCTCCAGTGAAAGGCGAGCACACCATGACTACCGGAACAGTCCATCTCCAACGCGTCTTGCGCGCTACTCCCGAACGCATCTATCGAGCCTTCCTCGAACCCGATGCGATAGCGAAGTGGCTTCCTCCTTACGGGTTCACCTGTCAGGTCCACCACATGGAGGCCCACGTTGGTGGCACTTACAAGATGTCCTTCCGTAACTTCAGTACCGGCAACAGCCACTCGTTCGGCGGCGAGTACGTCGAACTGGTGCCGTTCGAGAAGATCCGCTACTCGGACCGATTCGACAACCCGAACCTGCCCGGCCAGATGCACACCACCATTTCATTGAGGCAAGTGTCCTGCGGAACAGAACTCACCATTGTGCAAGAGGGCGTGCCCGAGGTCATTCCTGTGGAGATGTGTTACCTCGGCTGGCAGGAGTCGCTTGTTCAGTTGGCAAAGTTGGTCGAGCCCGAGATCCCTGACTGACGACACCGGCACAGGCGTGCACGCCGTTGTGCGAAGTGCCGCCATCGCGCGTTGCCGATCAGCGGGTCGCGTAGTTTGCCGAGTGGGTCAAACGCGAGGCAGGAAACCTGTCGCGAGTGCTGGGGCAGCAGGCAAATCGACGGAAAGATACTATGATCAACTAACCTATGGCGTTGCGGCCCCAACTGCGGGGCCAGCGTTGGCGATCCTTTAAGGTCACAACCGGGTACAGCAATATAAGACTGCTCCAGTCGCCGGACACGGCGAGTCCGTACTGGTCGTGAAGGGAGGAAACGTCATGCAGATAGCGTCCGCGCCACTTCC from Paraburkholderia sp. IMGN_8 encodes the following:
- a CDS encoding SRPBCC family protein translates to MTTGTVHLQRVLRATPERIYRAFLEPDAIAKWLPPYGFTCQVHHMEAHVGGTYKMSFRNFSTGNSHSFGGEYVELVPFEKIRYSDRFDNPNLPGQMHTTISLRQVSCGTELTIVQEGVPEVIPVEMCYLGWQESLVQLAKLVEPEIPD